A region of Prochlorococcus marinus subsp. pastoris str. CCMP1986 DNA encodes the following proteins:
- a CDS encoding cob(I)yrinic acid a,c-diamide adenosyltransferase has product MVASSSNSYLTTNNEVVNINKNKEFKLRKINQNGQIQIYQSSYRGSYSSIIRDSLRNAALGRKVLLVQLMKGGVKQGISNAQKLCGNLTWIRSSNSYDQYESENINNNISKSINNSIIELWDYCKKELLYGEYDQIILDEVFLAVEMNIISKDDLISTLENRFISGDVILTGTSIPKKFLLMADQITELRS; this is encoded by the coding sequence ATGGTAGCCAGTTCGTCAAATAGTTATTTAACAACTAATAATGAAGTTGTAAACATAAATAAAAATAAAGAATTTAAATTAAGAAAGATAAATCAAAATGGCCAAATTCAGATTTATCAATCTTCATACCGAGGAAGTTATTCATCCATTATCAGAGATTCACTAAGAAATGCAGCTTTAGGAAGAAAAGTACTTTTAGTTCAACTAATGAAAGGAGGTGTAAAACAAGGAATTTCCAATGCTCAAAAGCTTTGCGGTAATCTTACCTGGATAAGATCTTCTAATTCTTATGATCAATATGAGTCAGAAAACATAAACAATAATATATCTAAATCTATTAATAATTCAATAATAGAATTATGGGATTATTGCAAAAAAGAATTACTTTATGGAGAATATGATCAAATTATTCTTGATGAAGTTTTTTTAGCTGTAGAGATGAATATTATCAGTAAAGATGATTTGATTTCAACACTTGAAAACCGATTTATATCAGGAGATGTAATCCTTACTGGTACATCCATTCCAAAAAAATTCTTGTTAATGGCTGACCAAATTACAGAACTTCGCTCATAG
- the trmB gene encoding tRNA (guanosine(46)-N7)-methyltransferase TrmB — MRQHVNPLSKNFFEIDPIPPLNQVFENPKLPLHLDIGCASGEFLFELSLKNKNWNYIGIEIREKLVLNANLKMKSRENKNLYFSFGNANNIFNQTNNKSIINLITSISFNFPDPWFKKKHHKRRVIQPKLLNLLSNSMKKGSLIFIKTDVRDLFDHMELTISESIKFKKIPYQDVDFCESFNPNRIQTNREKYVILNQLKIYESIYKKI, encoded by the coding sequence ATGAGACAGCATGTAAATCCACTCAGTAAAAATTTCTTTGAAATAGATCCAATACCTCCTTTGAATCAAGTTTTTGAAAACCCAAAATTACCTCTCCATTTAGATATCGGTTGCGCTTCAGGTGAATTTTTATTCGAATTATCACTTAAAAATAAAAACTGGAATTATATAGGAATTGAAATTAGAGAAAAATTAGTTTTAAATGCTAATTTGAAAATGAAAAGTAGAGAAAATAAAAATTTATATTTTTCATTTGGTAATGCTAATAACATTTTTAACCAAACTAATAATAAATCAATTATTAATTTAATAACTAGTATTTCTTTTAATTTTCCTGATCCATGGTTTAAAAAGAAACATCATAAAAGACGTGTAATTCAGCCTAAATTATTAAATCTACTCTCAAATTCAATGAAAAAAGGATCTTTAATCTTTATTAAAACAGATGTAAGAGATCTTTTTGATCATATGGAACTCACAATATCCGAGAGTATAAAGTTCAAAAAAATACCATATCAAGATGTTGACTTTTGTGAAAGTTTTAATCCAAATAGAATTCAAACTAATAGAGAAAAATATGTAATATTAAATCAACTTAAAATTTATGAAAGTATTTATAAGAAAATTTGA
- the dcd gene encoding dCTP deaminase, translated as MLKNDLWINQKASKGMINPFQSNLVRHLDPNNKKNAVLSYGCSSYGYDLRLSSKEFLIFKHVPGTVMNPKKFNPDNLEKTILHEDKDGEFFILPAHSYGLGVALEKMKVPENITVICIGKSTYARLGIIVNTTPAEAGWEGHLTLEFSNSSGADCRIYANEGICQLLFFEGDPCSTTYEDRKGKYQNQPEKVTLAKI; from the coding sequence ATGCTCAAAAATGATCTCTGGATAAACCAAAAAGCTTCTAAAGGCATGATAAATCCTTTTCAATCAAATTTAGTCAGACATCTAGATCCTAATAATAAAAAAAATGCAGTTTTAAGTTACGGATGTTCTTCATATGGCTATGATTTAAGACTTTCTTCTAAAGAGTTTTTAATATTTAAGCATGTCCCAGGAACAGTTATGAATCCAAAGAAATTTAATCCTGATAATTTAGAAAAAACCATTCTTCACGAAGATAAAGATGGTGAATTTTTTATTTTACCTGCTCATTCTTACGGCCTAGGAGTTGCTTTAGAGAAAATGAAAGTACCAGAAAATATTACTGTGATTTGTATCGGTAAAAGTACTTATGCTCGTCTCGGAATTATAGTAAATACAACTCCAGCCGAGGCCGGTTGGGAGGGGCATCTTACATTAGAGTTCAGCAACAGTTCAGGTGCAGATTGTCGGATTTATGCAAATGAAGGTATTTGTCAACTATTATTTTTTGAGGGTGATCCTTGCTCTACAACATATGAAGATAGAAAAGGTAAATATCAAAATCAACCAGAAAAGGTTACTTTAGCCAAAATTTAA
- the thyX gene encoding FAD-dependent thymidylate synthase gives MSKVELISLTPEAEKTMAYIARVSNPSNQANDKFAGLLRYCIKHEHWSVFEQSCMTLKIETNRGIAAQILRHRSFTFQEFSQRYAETSLLGNEIPIPNLRRQDQKNRQNSIDDIPDELKIKFSEKISKHFQEANKLYEEMLNEGIAKECARFIMPLATPTRIYMTGSCRSWIHYIQLRSKEGTQKEHMEIAEDCKKVFIKYFPSVSEALNWE, from the coding sequence ATGAGTAAAGTTGAGCTAATTTCATTAACTCCAGAGGCAGAAAAAACAATGGCTTATATCGCCAGAGTCTCTAATCCTTCGAATCAGGCTAATGATAAATTCGCCGGATTATTAAGATATTGCATAAAACATGAGCACTGGTCAGTTTTTGAACAATCATGCATGACATTGAAAATCGAAACTAATAGAGGTATCGCGGCTCAAATTCTTAGACATAGATCATTTACTTTTCAAGAATTCTCACAAAGATATGCTGAAACTAGTTTACTAGGAAATGAAATACCTATCCCAAACTTAAGAAGGCAAGATCAAAAGAATCGTCAAAATAGCATTGATGACATACCGGATGAACTTAAAATAAAATTTTCAGAAAAAATTTCAAAACACTTTCAAGAGGCAAATAAACTATACGAAGAAATGCTAAATGAAGGGATTGCAAAGGAATGCGCTAGATTTATTATGCCATTAGCTACCCCAACAAGAATTTATATGACTGGTTCCTGCAGGTCTTGGATTCACTATATACAGCTAAGATCAAAAGAAGGAACACAAAAAGAACATATGGAAATAGCTGAAGACTGTAAGAAAGTATTTATCAAATATTTTCCATCTGTATCTGAAGCATTGAATTGGGAATAA
- a CDS encoding DUF3146 family protein, translating into MKAKPETTAHVSVKEYCFTKKEVKGVVEASDFKWTFTWSFGKGVLFVTPPLGRALIQDSLLRFFLKKDYELEAGNEYKFIISAKF; encoded by the coding sequence ATGAAAGCAAAGCCTGAGACAACTGCACATGTAAGTGTTAAAGAGTATTGTTTCACCAAAAAAGAAGTAAAAGGAGTTGTGGAAGCAAGCGATTTCAAGTGGACCTTCACATGGTCATTTGGAAAAGGAGTTTTGTTTGTAACCCCCCCTTTAGGAAGAGCATTAATTCAAGATTCATTATTGAGATTCTTTTTAAAGAAAGATTATGAACTTGAAGCAGGAAATGAATATAAATTCATTATTTCAGCCAAGTTTTAG
- a CDS encoding thioredoxin family protein, which produces MQSGNKESFLNSSQKSILILFFALIICSALVLKNFIFQPTFLLKKFGQSSIDPEIAFTNNKPTFLEFYADWCEVCKEMAPKVEDIKNKYEKDINFVFLNVDNPKWEKYIRNFNVNGIPQINIFDNDSNLELTFIGKQEEDSIKESLDNLYDKFRGDSQILNSEFSIIKDNKNYQSSPRSHG; this is translated from the coding sequence ATGCAATCTGGTAATAAAGAATCCTTTTTAAATTCCTCGCAAAAATCGATACTGATATTATTTTTTGCTCTAATTATTTGCTCTGCACTTGTCTTGAAAAATTTTATATTTCAACCCACTTTTCTTCTTAAGAAATTTGGACAATCATCTATTGATCCTGAAATAGCTTTTACAAATAATAAACCTACTTTTCTTGAGTTTTATGCAGATTGGTGCGAAGTTTGTAAGGAAATGGCTCCAAAAGTTGAAGATATTAAAAATAAATATGAAAAAGATATAAATTTTGTTTTTTTAAATGTAGATAATCCAAAATGGGAAAAATACATAAGAAATTTCAATGTTAATGGAATTCCACAAATAAATATTTTTGATAATGATTCCAATTTAGAACTCACTTTTATTGGAAAACAGGAAGAAGATTCTATAAAAGAATCTCTCGATAATTTATACGATAAATTTAGAGGTGATTCACAAATTCTAAATTCAGAATTCTCAATAATCAAAGACAATAAAAATTATCAATCCTCTCCAAGAAGTCACGGATAA
- a CDS encoding phosphoglucosamine mutase gives MQSIFGTDGIRGIFDKELTYSLAYKVGYALGVSTKTNNPILIGRDTRVSGYILIEAISRGINAAGKEFIYLGICPTPAIPFLIKKEKFSGGIMISASHNPPEYNGIKIFDNNGEKIKKKLENQIELILETANNLKLSTYKKTSIRENNNLFNIYTEGLINTMGDENLDGMKIVLDTCYGSATTCAASIFQKLGANVKVINNEQDGLKINLNCGSTCLDPIIKAIKENNADMGFSFDGDADRVIGVDSEGNIIDGDHILFLWGRELLEEKLLTNNTIISTKMANLGFENTWKKIGGILHRTEVGDKFIFEAIKKKKALLGGEQSGHILSKINDFCGDGILTAIQISKYCKKKNISLRSWLNSSFSPYPQKLTNVLLNFKFKNIDKSYKEFINETIESFSNIKKDNCRVYIRPSGTEPVLRILVEARNQQEVDSLSTKITAELSTKIYKISKTF, from the coding sequence ATGCAATCTATATTTGGAACTGATGGAATAAGGGGAATATTTGATAAAGAATTAACATATTCTTTAGCATATAAGGTTGGATATGCTTTAGGAGTTTCAACGAAAACCAATAATCCAATACTAATCGGAAGAGATACAAGAGTAAGTGGATATATTCTTATAGAAGCTATATCAAGAGGAATTAATGCAGCAGGAAAAGAATTTATATATTTAGGAATCTGTCCTACACCAGCTATCCCGTTCTTAATAAAAAAAGAAAAATTTAGTGGTGGGATTATGATATCGGCGAGCCATAATCCTCCTGAATATAATGGTATTAAAATATTTGATAATAATGGAGAAAAAATTAAAAAGAAATTAGAAAATCAAATAGAACTGATTTTAGAGACAGCAAACAACCTTAAATTATCTACTTATAAAAAAACATCTATAAGGGAAAATAATAACCTTTTTAATATCTATACAGAAGGACTTATTAATACTATGGGGGATGAAAACTTAGATGGAATGAAAATAGTTTTAGACACATGTTACGGATCTGCAACTACCTGCGCAGCAAGTATTTTTCAGAAACTAGGAGCGAATGTCAAAGTTATTAATAATGAGCAAGATGGTTTAAAAATAAATTTAAATTGCGGTTCTACATGTTTGGATCCAATAATTAAAGCCATAAAAGAGAATAATGCTGATATGGGATTTAGCTTCGATGGAGATGCCGATAGAGTTATTGGGGTTGATTCAGAGGGCAATATAATAGATGGAGATCACATACTCTTTCTATGGGGAAGAGAACTTTTAGAAGAAAAATTACTTACAAATAACACAATTATCTCAACAAAAATGGCCAATTTAGGTTTTGAAAATACTTGGAAGAAAATTGGGGGGATTTTACATAGAACTGAAGTTGGAGATAAATTTATATTTGAAGCAATAAAGAAAAAAAAGGCTTTATTAGGAGGGGAACAATCAGGTCATATTCTTTCAAAAATTAATGACTTTTGTGGGGATGGAATATTAACAGCAATTCAAATATCAAAATACTGCAAGAAAAAAAATATCAGTTTAAGATCTTGGCTTAATAGTAGCTTCTCACCATATCCTCAAAAACTAACTAACGTATTATTAAATTTTAAATTCAAAAATATTGATAAATCATATAAGGAATTCATTAATGAAACTATAGAAAGTTTTTCAAATATTAAAAAAGATAATTGTAGAGTTTACATACGTCCAAGTGGAACGGAACCTGTTTTACGTATATTAGTTGAAGCACGAAATCAACAAGAAGTAGATTCATTATCGACAAAAATCACGGCCGAACTTAGTACAAAAATCTATAAAATATCTAAAACTTTTTGA
- a CDS encoding DUF3177 family protein: MNSLNQLSIWLSFQLSLVFIVGLPLTLLCWSIKNKSKAITKLLSNYWKISILFFISLILLIGEYNFALLITNISTLIMTISIWFWNDINDELNEYRISHALTTTTKIWRWSITFISLIFLIQSLNNINCVSFINSAQCEIWLKPSTNFYLILKNLFNFLFGASFSQPVAKFLGLFALLIYTLGLLQWAIIKFPKSGRNSGFSNYGRN; this comes from the coding sequence TTGAACAGTCTTAATCAGCTTTCCATTTGGCTATCTTTTCAACTTTCATTAGTCTTTATAGTTGGTCTTCCTTTAACTCTGCTTTGTTGGTCAATAAAAAACAAAAGTAAAGCCATTACAAAACTTTTATCTAATTATTGGAAAATATCAATTCTATTCTTCATAAGTCTTATCCTCCTAATTGGAGAGTACAATTTCGCTCTCTTAATTACAAATATTTCGACATTAATAATGACAATCTCAATATGGTTTTGGAATGATATTAATGACGAGTTAAATGAATATAGAATATCTCATGCATTAACTACAACTACGAAAATTTGGCGATGGTCTATAACTTTTATATCTTTAATTTTTTTAATTCAAAGTTTAAATAATATTAATTGTGTTTCTTTTATTAATTCTGCGCAATGTGAAATTTGGCTTAAACCTTCAACAAATTTTTACTTGATTTTAAAAAATTTATTTAATTTCTTATTTGGAGCTAGCTTTTCGCAACCAGTTGCAAAATTTTTAGGATTATTTGCCTTATTAATATATACATTAGGTTTATTACAATGGGCGATAATTAAATTCCCAAAAAGTGGTCGGAATTCTGGTTTTTCGAATTATGGCAGGAATTGA
- the ntcA gene encoding global nitrogen regulator NtcA, with protein sequence MSPASRGFSRLTPQPSGQNTINTIGERFPINRTLMEVIKGLEGASTEMVERSKTIFFPGDPAERVYLIRRGAVRLSRVYESGEEITVALLRENSLFGVLSLLTGHRSDRFYHAIAFTRVEMITAPANSVLRAIEADASVGLLLLQGLSSRILQTETMIETLTHRDMSSRLVSFLMVLCRDFGVASEKGITIDLRLSHQAIAEAIGSTRVTITRLLGDLKDSGLLTIERKKITVFDPIALSKRFN encoded by the coding sequence ATGTCACCTGCTTCTAGAGGATTCAGCCGCTTAACTCCGCAACCTTCCGGACAAAATACTATTAATACTATTGGTGAACGTTTTCCGATTAATAGAACATTAATGGAAGTCATAAAAGGTCTTGAAGGAGCAAGTACAGAAATGGTTGAGAGATCGAAAACAATATTTTTCCCTGGAGATCCTGCTGAAAGAGTTTATTTAATAAGAAGAGGAGCAGTAAGGTTATCAAGAGTTTATGAATCAGGAGAAGAAATTACTGTTGCCTTGTTAAGGGAAAATAGCCTTTTTGGAGTTTTATCTCTCCTAACAGGACATAGGTCTGATCGTTTTTATCATGCTATTGCTTTTACAAGAGTTGAAATGATTACAGCTCCTGCAAATTCTGTTTTGAGAGCAATTGAAGCAGATGCATCCGTTGGTCTATTACTCTTGCAAGGCCTTTCAAGCAGGATTCTACAAACAGAAACAATGATAGAAACTCTTACACATAGAGACATGTCATCTCGCCTAGTAAGTTTTTTGATGGTTTTGTGTCGAGATTTTGGAGTGGCAAGTGAAAAAGGTATTACTATTGATTTAAGACTTTCTCATCAAGCTATAGCAGAGGCAATAGGTTCTACAAGAGTTACCATTACAAGATTATTAGGAGATTTGAAAGATTCAGGATTATTAACTATTGAAAGAAAGAAGATTACAGTTTTTGATCCAATAGCACTTTCAAAAAGATTTAATTGA
- the pth gene encoding aminoacyl-tRNA hydrolase, whose amino-acid sequence MNNNEKFIIGLGNPGKEYIQNRHNIGFLLLENFSEKYDSKFTLKNKLKSWYSEFKINNFTYRLFMPNTFMNNSGNAVRAIVDWYKIDLDRLFIIVDDIDLPLGKIRFRKKGSSGGHNGIKDIINKLQTENFNRIKIGIGSPPVNERKKTLNTISHVLGNISSKESLTLDRVYKKLIESLIELNDKNEDYIISELNSFHREENL is encoded by the coding sequence ATGAACAATAATGAGAAATTTATAATTGGTTTGGGCAATCCTGGTAAAGAATATATTCAAAATCGACATAATATTGGTTTTTTACTACTTGAAAATTTTTCTGAAAAATACGATTCTAAATTTACTTTGAAAAATAAGCTTAAAAGTTGGTATTCAGAATTCAAAATAAATAATTTTACTTATAGATTATTTATGCCGAACACTTTTATGAATAACAGTGGAAATGCTGTAAGGGCGATAGTGGACTGGTACAAAATAGATTTGGATCGTCTTTTTATAATAGTTGATGATATTGATCTACCCCTGGGTAAAATTAGATTTAGGAAAAAAGGAAGTTCTGGAGGACATAACGGAATTAAAGATATCATTAATAAATTGCAGACTGAAAATTTTAATAGAATAAAAATAGGTATAGGGTCCCCACCCGTTAATGAAAGAAAGAAAACCCTCAATACTATTTCCCATGTCTTAGGAAATATATCTTCAAAAGAAAGTTTAACTTTGGATAGAGTTTATAAAAAATTAATCGAATCACTCATAGAACTAAATGATAAAAATGAAGATTATATTATTAGTGAATTAAATTCCTTCCATAGAGAAGAAAATTTATAA
- a CDS encoding DUF3084 domain-containing protein, with protein MSGWLFIIFLLLLGGLISTLGDLLGSKIGKARFSILKLRPKKTAILITILTGSLISASSLFLMILVNRQLRVGLFRLGDLQKKLQESKQVLIPLEKEREKLENKIKAKETEFKQLERNIIALRSGKFVIRSGQSLIISEISSSNLKDIKSKIEKIIINANRYTHKIVKPKNKEVKNLLLLRKNHIEEMQNIILKGGNWVINIKSVRNVLTGENFVYAFPEITENKIIVRKGEKITKIDFKQEDFNKKDFGDKVNFLLSSSLAEIKRRGSLVNEIKLRGDSIKELRDFLNKNDKTNFELEAVSLFNSKTAQPVIVELNVNYPES; from the coding sequence GTGTCTGGTTGGCTTTTCATTATTTTCTTATTACTGCTTGGAGGTTTAATTTCAACGTTAGGTGACTTATTAGGTTCAAAGATAGGTAAGGCTAGGTTTAGCATTTTAAAGTTAAGACCCAAAAAAACTGCAATTTTAATTACAATTTTGACAGGCAGTCTGATAAGTGCTTCATCTTTGTTCTTAATGATATTAGTAAATAGACAGTTGAGAGTAGGGTTATTTAGGTTAGGAGATTTACAGAAAAAACTTCAAGAAAGTAAACAAGTTTTGATACCTTTAGAAAAAGAAAGAGAAAAACTAGAAAATAAAATAAAAGCTAAAGAGACTGAATTTAAGCAATTAGAAAGGAATATAATTGCATTAAGAAGCGGGAAATTTGTAATAAGAAGTGGGCAATCTTTAATTATTTCAGAGATAAGTTCTTCTAACCTGAAAGACATTAAATCTAAAATAGAAAAAATTATTATCAATGCCAATAGATATACTCATAAGATAGTTAAACCAAAAAATAAAGAAGTTAAAAATTTATTGTTATTAAGAAAAAATCATATCGAAGAAATGCAAAATATTATTTTAAAAGGTGGTAATTGGGTAATAAATATAAAATCTGTCAGAAATGTTCTAACAGGAGAAAATTTTGTGTATGCTTTTCCTGAAATAACAGAAAATAAAATAATAGTTAGAAAAGGTGAAAAAATAACAAAAATTGACTTCAAACAAGAAGATTTTAATAAAAAAGATTTTGGCGATAAGGTAAATTTTCTACTATCTTCTAGTTTGGCCGAAATTAAGAGAAGAGGTTCACTTGTAAATGAAATTAAATTGCGAGGCGATTCTATAAAAGAATTAAGAGACTTCTTAAATAAAAATGATAAAACTAATTTTGAATTAGAAGCAGTCTCTTTGTTTAACAGTAAGACTGCTCAACCAGTGATTGTTGAACTAAATGTAAATTATCCAGAATCTTAG
- the ileS gene encoding isoleucine--tRNA ligase, translating into MKSKHNKEKKSGFSYKETLNLLKTDFSMRANSVIREPEIHEFWSRNKIDLELGSTNSGKNFTLHDGPPYANGSLHMGHALNKVLKDIINKYKTLQGFKVHFIPGWDCHGLPIELKVLQSLKSNERRNLDSLGLRKKATDYAKIQINNQLEGFKRWGIWGDWDNPYLTLKKNYESAQIGVFGKMFLNGYIYRGLKPVHWSPSSRTALAEAELEYPEEHFSKSIYVSLNITKLSDAVLLKLEEKDLRNKLLSSLNKLFIAIWTTTPWTIPGNEAVAINPRINYVFASDQNGNIYLFARDLISEICEKLDREFNVLLDVKGSLLEGLEYKHPTKNKFCNIVIGGDYITTESGTGIVHTAPGHGMDDFNVGQKYQLPITCIVDEKGNLNKHAEKFCGLNVLKDANDLIIEDLEKNNLLLLKENYKHRYPYDWRTKKPTIFRATEQWFASVEGFRSSALKAIEDVEWMPKTGKKRIYSMVVGRGDWCISRQRSWGVPIPVFYEKEGKGVLINTETINHIKSLFEEYGADVWWEWDEKKLLPEKYRNESDRWEKGLDTMDVWFDSGSSWAAVCEQREELQYPADLYLEGSDQHRGWFQSSLLTSVAVNNKPPYKTVLTHGFALDENGRKMSKSLGNVVDPNIIINGGPNQKIQPAYGADVLRLWVSSVDYSVDVPIGSNILKQLSDVYRKVRNTARYLLGNIHDYDPALEEIDIDQLPLLDQWMLNRLVEVSDEVTIAYENYEFSKFFQILQSFCVVDLSNFYLDIAKDRLYVSAKTQFRRRSCQFVMSRIVENLAVIISPVLCHMAEDIWQNIPYSTIEKSVFERRWPKFPESWLNPELNEHISNLRTLRVEINKAIEGCRTQQMIGAALETEVNYLPENEFFKNSLSWLDKFGNKEVDLYRDWLIVSDFNIVNNLSKDCLSIDNNELGKIQILKAKGLKCDRCWHYQNITVKGIENTKLCERCANIINL; encoded by the coding sequence ATGAAATCAAAACATAACAAAGAAAAAAAATCTGGCTTTTCCTATAAAGAAACTTTGAATTTATTGAAGACTGATTTTTCGATGCGAGCTAATTCAGTAATTAGGGAACCAGAGATTCATGAATTCTGGTCAAGAAATAAGATTGATTTGGAGTTGGGTTCAACTAACTCAGGTAAAAATTTTACTTTGCATGATGGCCCCCCTTATGCGAATGGTTCCCTCCACATGGGACATGCTTTAAATAAAGTCTTAAAGGATATTATTAATAAATACAAAACCTTACAAGGTTTCAAAGTTCATTTTATACCTGGTTGGGATTGCCATGGGTTACCAATTGAGTTAAAGGTTCTACAAAGTTTAAAATCCAATGAAAGAAGAAATTTAGATTCTTTAGGTTTAAGAAAAAAAGCAACAGATTATGCAAAGATTCAAATTAACAATCAACTAGAGGGCTTTAAGAGATGGGGTATTTGGGGAGACTGGGATAATCCCTATTTAACACTTAAAAAAAATTATGAGTCTGCTCAGATTGGTGTTTTTGGGAAGATGTTCTTAAATGGCTATATATATAGAGGTTTAAAACCTGTTCATTGGAGTCCAAGTTCTAGAACAGCACTTGCAGAAGCAGAATTAGAGTATCCAGAGGAGCATTTTTCAAAAAGTATTTATGTTTCTTTAAATATTACTAAATTATCAGATGCAGTTCTTCTTAAATTAGAAGAAAAAGATCTGAGAAACAAATTACTTTCTAGTTTAAATAAATTATTTATAGCTATATGGACTACTACTCCATGGACAATTCCTGGTAATGAAGCAGTAGCTATTAATCCTAGAATAAATTATGTTTTTGCCTCAGATCAAAACGGTAATATATATCTTTTTGCTAGAGATTTAATTTCTGAAATTTGTGAAAAGCTAGATAGAGAATTTAATGTTTTATTAGATGTAAAAGGATCATTGCTAGAGGGTCTTGAGTATAAGCATCCTACAAAAAATAAGTTTTGCAATATTGTAATTGGAGGTGATTATATAACCACTGAATCTGGGACAGGAATTGTGCATACTGCCCCTGGTCATGGCATGGATGATTTTAATGTTGGGCAAAAATATCAATTACCCATAACCTGCATTGTCGATGAAAAAGGTAATTTAAATAAGCATGCTGAAAAGTTTTGCGGATTAAATGTTTTGAAAGATGCTAATGATTTGATTATTGAAGATTTAGAGAAAAATAACTTACTCCTTTTAAAAGAAAATTATAAACACAGATATCCTTATGATTGGAGGACTAAAAAACCTACAATTTTTAGAGCAACTGAACAATGGTTTGCATCAGTAGAGGGATTTAGATCTTCAGCCTTGAAAGCAATAGAAGATGTTGAATGGATGCCAAAAACAGGTAAGAAAAGAATTTATTCAATGGTTGTTGGAAGAGGTGATTGGTGTATTTCTAGACAAAGGTCATGGGGAGTGCCAATACCTGTTTTCTATGAAAAAGAAGGGAAAGGAGTACTTATTAATACTGAAACTATTAACCATATAAAAAGTTTATTTGAGGAGTATGGAGCAGATGTATGGTGGGAATGGGATGAGAAGAAACTATTGCCAGAAAAATATAGAAATGAATCTGATCGTTGGGAAAAAGGGCTAGATACTATGGATGTCTGGTTTGATTCAGGTTCTAGTTGGGCCGCAGTTTGTGAGCAAAGGGAAGAATTACAATATCCAGCCGATTTGTATTTAGAGGGATCTGATCAACATAGAGGTTGGTTTCAATCATCTTTGCTAACTTCAGTAGCAGTAAATAATAAGCCGCCATATAAGACAGTTTTAACTCATGGATTTGCTTTAGATGAGAATGGTAGAAAAATGAGTAAATCCTTGGGTAACGTTGTTGATCCTAATATCATTATTAATGGTGGTCCTAACCAAAAAATACAACCTGCCTATGGAGCGGATGTCCTTAGGCTCTGGGTTAGTTCTGTTGATTACTCAGTTGATGTACCAATTGGATCAAATATTTTAAAACAACTTTCAGATGTTTATAGAAAAGTAAGAAATACAGCTAGATATCTCTTAGGTAATATTCATGATTATGATCCTGCATTAGAGGAAATTGATATTGATCAGTTGCCGTTATTAGATCAATGGATGTTAAATAGGCTAGTTGAGGTCTCAGATGAAGTAACAATTGCATATGAAAATTACGAATTTTCAAAGTTTTTCCAAATATTGCAAAGTTTTTGTGTTGTGGATTTATCTAATTTTTATTTAGATATCGCAAAAGATAGATTATATGTAAGTGCTAAAACTCAATTTAGGAGAAGATCTTGTCAGTTTGTGATGTCCAGAATTGTAGAAAATTTAGCTGTCATTATTTCTCCAGTTCTTTGTCATATGGCTGAAGATATTTGGCAAAATATCCCATATTCAACTATTGAAAAATCAGTATTTGAAAGAAGATGGCCAAAATTTCCTGAGTCATGGCTTAATCCCGAACTTAATGAACATATTTCTAATTTAAGAACATTACGTGTAGAAATTAATAAAGCAATAGAAGGTTGTAGAACCCAACAAATGATTGGAGCTGCTCTTGAGACTGAGGTTAATTACCTCCCTGAAAATGAGTTTTTTAAAAATTCTCTTTCTTGGCTTGATAAATTTGGCAATAAAGAAGTGGATTTATACCGAGATTGGTTGATAGTTTCTGATTTTAATATAGTTAATAATTTATCTAAGGATTGTTTAAGTATCGATAATAATGAACTTGGAAAGATTCAGATTCTTAAAGCTAAAGGTCTTAAATGTGATAGATGTTGGCATTATCAAAATATTACAGTTAAAGGGATTGAAAACACTAAATTATGCGAGAGATGTGCAAATATTATTAATTTATAA